One window from the genome of Bacillus sp. SM2101 encodes:
- the opp4B gene encoding oligopeptide ABC transporter permease yields MIKFILRRLLGMIPMLLLISFVVFSLAMLMPGDPLGGEIDPSNTNPEYIEEMREKLGYNDPIPVQYQRWITNFVQGDFGKSTKYKIPAEQVIFERLPNTILLGVTSLLITYILAFFMGSYAGRKPYTIADHTIGGFNYLVLAIPSFVAAIVSIYFFAFELGWFPSHGSVTIGLEEGTLAYWQSRLHHVLLPAIVLGAFSTASYTQFLRNDIIESSRKDFVRTARAKGTKESTIYNKHILRNSIIPLVTFLGFDFAALVGGAIITETIFSYPGIGNLFIGSINSRDYAVVMAIVMMLSLLTLIGNLIADILYGIVDPRIRVE; encoded by the coding sequence ATGATTAAATTCATACTAAGAAGATTACTTGGCATGATACCGATGTTACTCCTTATCTCCTTTGTAGTGTTTTCCCTGGCAATGCTCATGCCAGGGGATCCACTTGGTGGAGAAATAGATCCGTCAAATACTAATCCAGAGTATATTGAGGAAATGAGAGAAAAACTAGGATACAATGATCCAATTCCTGTTCAGTATCAGCGTTGGATAACAAACTTTGTTCAAGGTGATTTTGGAAAATCTACAAAATATAAAATTCCAGCAGAACAAGTCATTTTTGAGCGTTTACCTAATACAATTTTGCTAGGCGTTACTTCTTTATTAATTACTTATATTCTCGCTTTTTTTATGGGAAGTTATGCGGGGAGAAAGCCTTATACAATTGCTGACCATACGATAGGTGGCTTTAACTATTTAGTTTTAGCAATTCCTTCATTTGTTGCTGCTATCGTCTCAATATATTTCTTTGCATTTGAACTCGGTTGGTTTCCTTCACATGGTTCAGTCACGATCGGTCTAGAAGAAGGTACACTAGCATATTGGCAAAGTAGATTACATCATGTCTTATTACCCGCAATCGTACTAGGAGCATTTAGTACGGCGTCGTATACGCAGTTTTTACGTAATGATATTATCGAAAGTAGTCGTAAAGATTTTGTTCGAACAGCTAGAGCGAAGGGGACGAAAGAATCAACAATTTATAATAAACATATTTTAAGAAATTCAATCATTCCGCTTGTTACCTTTTTAGGGTTTGATTTTGCAGCACTTGTAGGTGGTGCGATTATTACAGAAACAATTTTTTCTTATCCAGGTATAGGTAATTTATTCATAGGATCTATAAATAGTAGAGATTATGCAGTTGTGATGGCGATCGTAATGATGTTGTCACTATTAACGTTAATAGGTAACTTAATAGCAGATATTTTATACGGTATAGTCGATCCTCGAATTAGAGTAGAGTAG
- the opp4C gene encoding oligopeptide ABC transporter permease: MEVETDQTTKVKKARKNQSPWAIARRKFLKNKLAMISAVFLVFICIISFLAPYVTTADITRVNVGEMGLAPSTDHWFGTDKSGRDVFTRLLYGGRISLVIGMSCTFLIILLGTIIGSIAGYFGGFVDGALMRFTDFILNFPFLVFVIVVNSIFIGKVNGVWVLIGIISVLAWGGVARIVRSKILAEKENEYILAAQSIGCSPIKVIIRHLLPNVGSTIIVQASLLFASMIVAETGLSFLGFGVPQTVPSWGNMLSVARETDTLQNKQWIWVPPATILTLTILSINFIGEGLKDAFNPKSAR, encoded by the coding sequence ATGGAAGTAGAAACAGATCAAACAACCAAGGTGAAAAAAGCAAGAAAGAATCAATCCCCTTGGGCCATTGCTCGTCGTAAATTCTTAAAGAATAAACTTGCCATGATCAGCGCTGTTTTTCTTGTTTTCATATGTATCATATCGTTTTTAGCACCGTATGTAACGACTGCTGATATTACAAGAGTGAATGTAGGGGAGATGGGACTTGCCCCTTCAACAGATCATTGGTTTGGAACTGATAAAAGCGGGCGCGACGTTTTCACTCGCTTGCTTTATGGTGGTAGAATATCGTTAGTGATTGGTATGTCGTGTACATTCTTGATCATATTGCTAGGAACCATTATTGGGTCGATTGCAGGGTATTTCGGAGGTTTTGTTGATGGAGCTTTAATGAGATTTACTGACTTTATTTTAAATTTTCCTTTTTTAGTATTCGTAATTGTAGTAAATTCTATTTTTATAGGGAAAGTAAATGGTGTTTGGGTATTGATTGGTATTATTAGTGTACTAGCATGGGGAGGCGTTGCAAGAATAGTACGGAGTAAAATACTTGCTGAAAAAGAAAATGAGTATATTTTAGCAGCACAATCAATCGGGTGTTCACCAATTAAAGTTATTATAAGGCATTTGCTCCCGAATGTAGGATCAACAATTATTGTTCAAGCATCGCTCTTATTTGCAAGTATGATCGTTGCCGAGACAGGCTTAAGCTTTCTTGGCTTTGGAGTTCCACAAACCGTCCCAAGTTGGGGAAATATGTTGTCAGTTGCTAGAGAAACGGATACACTTCAAAACAAGCAATGGATTTGGGTGCCTCCTGCAACAATATTAACGTTAACTATTTTATCTATTAATTTTATAGGAGAGGGCTTAAAAGATGCCTTTAACCCAAAATCAGCTCGATAA